One window from the genome of Streptococcus halotolerans encodes:
- the yycF gene encoding response regulator YycF → MKTILVVDDERPISDIIKFNLSKEGYNIETAFDGNEAVQKFEAVKPDLVILDLMLPGIDGLEVAKEIRKTSHTPIIMLSAKDSEFDKVIGLEIGADDYVTKPFSNRELLARVKAQLRRVETIETVAEESLQSSPTEIEIGNLQILPEAFIAKKNGEEVELTHREFELLYHLAQHIGQVMTREHLLETVWGYDYFGDVRTVDVTIRRLREKIETTPSRPEYILTRRGVGYFMKAHD, encoded by the coding sequence ATGAAAACAATTCTTGTCGTGGATGATGAGAGACCCATCTCAGATATTATAAAATTTAATCTTAGCAAGGAAGGATATAACATTGAGACAGCTTTCGATGGTAATGAAGCAGTTCAAAAATTCGAAGCTGTTAAGCCCGACTTGGTTATCCTAGACTTGATGCTTCCAGGTATCGATGGTCTTGAAGTAGCTAAAGAAATTCGTAAAACAAGCCATACGCCTATTATTATGTTGTCAGCTAAGGATTCTGAATTTGATAAAGTGATTGGTTTAGAAATTGGTGCTGACGATTATGTCACAAAACCTTTTTCTAATCGTGAGTTACTGGCACGTGTTAAAGCGCAATTACGCCGTGTTGAAACCATTGAGACAGTGGCCGAAGAGTCGCTTCAATCCTCACCAACAGAAATTGAAATTGGTAACCTTCAGATTTTACCAGAAGCGTTTATTGCTAAAAAGAATGGTGAAGAAGTTGAATTAACACATCGCGAGTTCGAATTGCTCTACCATTTGGCGCAACATATTGGTCAGGTGATGACGCGTGAACACTTATTGGAAACAGTTTGGGGTTATGACTATTTTGGTGATGTTCGCACAGTTGATGTAACCATTCGTCGTTTGCGTGAAAAAATCGAAACAACACCAAGTCGACCAGAATATATCTTAACTCGCCGTGGAGTGGGTTATTTTATGAAAGCTCATGACTGA
- a CDS encoding helix-hairpin-helix domain-containing protein encodes MFEDMLEKIHTNKVVVGLGGLVILLLMTCLFLLRNPSKETQEELLPSWSGQSETISSTTMPSKEGSQAEKSQSSTMITVDVKGAVKKPGVYDLPSGSRVNDAILLAGGLREDADRKSVNFAQKLSDEGIVYVASQGENISVINSSVAPQNSTDSSEVSTGKVDLNRATLADLQTISGIGQKRAQDIIDYRDSNGGFKSVDDLSNVSGIGDKTLEKLREEVTVD; translated from the coding sequence ATGTTTGAGGATATGTTAGAAAAAATCCATACCAACAAAGTTGTCGTGGGACTGGGGGGGTTAGTTATTTTACTGCTGATGACATGTCTTTTTCTTTTGAGGAATCCTTCAAAGGAAACTCAGGAAGAGCTTTTACCATCATGGTCAGGACAGTCAGAAACCATCAGTAGCACAACGATGCCCTCGAAAGAAGGCTCTCAAGCGGAAAAATCACAATCATCGACGATGATCACGGTTGATGTTAAGGGAGCCGTCAAAAAGCCAGGCGTTTATGACTTACCGAGTGGTAGTCGTGTTAATGATGCTATTTTATTGGCAGGTGGATTAAGAGAAGACGCGGATCGAAAGTCTGTCAATTTTGCTCAAAAATTAAGTGATGAAGGCATTGTTTATGTGGCGAGTCAGGGTGAAAATATCTCAGTCATAAATTCAAGTGTTGCTCCTCAAAACTCAACGGATTCTTCAGAAGTCTCTACCGGCAAAGTCGACCTTAATAGGGCTACACTAGCTGATTTACAGACGATTTCTGGTATCGGTCAAAAACGGGCTCAGGACATCATAGATTATCGTGATAGCAATGGTGGTTTTAAATCGGTTGATGACCTGTCAAATGTTTCTGGTATTGGTGATAAGACTCTTGAAAAGCTGCGTGAGGAAGTGACGGTTGATTGA
- a CDS encoding amino acid ABC transporter ATP-binding protein: MALIEYKNVEKYYGDYHALRNINLEIEKGQVVVLLGPSGSGKSTLIRTMNALESIETGSLKVNGHELANASSKDLVQLRKEVGMVFQHFNLYPHKTVLENVTLAPIKVLGMSRSEAEAIAEKYLTYVNMWDRKDSYPGMLSGGQKQRIAIARGLAMNPELLLFDEPTSALDPETIGDVLAVMQNLAAEGMNMVVVTHEMGFAREVADRIIFMADGQILEDTTDVHGFFDHPKEPRAQQFLSKIINHSSEKVTAKKKERKA; this comes from the coding sequence ATGGCACTTATCGAATATAAAAATGTTGAAAAATATTACGGTGACTACCATGCTCTTCGTAACATTAACTTAGAGATTGAAAAAGGTCAGGTCGTTGTTCTCTTAGGTCCTTCAGGATCAGGTAAATCAACACTTATCCGTACCATGAATGCTCTTGAATCTATTGAAACAGGTAGCTTAAAAGTAAACGGTCATGAATTAGCCAACGCTAGCAGTAAAGATTTGGTTCAACTGCGTAAGGAAGTTGGTATGGTTTTCCAACACTTCAACTTATATCCTCATAAAACGGTGTTAGAAAATGTGACTTTGGCACCTATAAAAGTCTTAGGCATGTCTCGTTCAGAAGCAGAAGCTATTGCCGAGAAGTATCTGACTTACGTCAACATGTGGGATCGCAAGGATTCCTACCCGGGTATGCTCTCTGGTGGTCAAAAACAGCGTATCGCTATCGCACGCGGACTCGCTATGAATCCTGAATTACTTCTTTTCGATGAACCAACCTCTGCCCTTGATCCAGAAACAATCGGAGATGTTCTTGCTGTTATGCAAAACCTAGCTGCCGAAGGGATGAATATGGTGGTCGTTACTCACGAAATGGGCTTTGCCCGTGAAGTAGCTGATCGTATCATCTTCATGGCTGATGGCCAAATCTTGGAAGACACTACTGACGTTCACGGCTTCTTTGATCATCCCAAAGAACCACGTGCACAGCAATTCCTCAGCAAAATTATTAACCATTCCAGTGAAAAAGTTACTGCCAAAAAAAAAGAACGCAAAGCGTAG
- a CDS encoding amino acid ABC transporter permease gives MMSVLTPTNISFILQGLWLTLYISLLSIVFSTIIGTILAVMRNGKHPILRWVSSIYIEFVRNVPNLLWIFIIFLVFQMKSTPAGITAFTVFTSAALAEIIRGGLNGVDHGQTEAGLSQGMTHWQIFIYIVFPQAIRKMLPAIISQFVTVIKDTSLLYSVIALQELFGKSQILMGKYFEPSQVFTLYLIITAIYFVINFAISTYSRRLAKKWAQGTE, from the coding sequence ATGATGTCAGTTTTAACACCAACCAATATTAGCTTTATCCTTCAAGGACTTTGGTTGACCCTTTACATCTCATTGTTGTCGATTGTCTTTTCAACTATTATTGGCACCATACTAGCTGTTATGCGTAACGGGAAGCATCCTATCCTTCGTTGGGTATCAAGCATCTACATTGAATTTGTTCGTAACGTTCCCAATCTTCTATGGATATTCATTATTTTCTTGGTTTTCCAAATGAAGTCAACCCCAGCAGGTATCACAGCCTTTACTGTCTTCACATCAGCTGCTCTTGCAGAAATTATACGAGGTGGCTTAAATGGTGTCGATCACGGTCAAACTGAGGCTGGCTTATCGCAAGGAATGACACACTGGCAAATCTTCATTTACATTGTCTTTCCACAAGCTATTCGGAAAATGTTGCCAGCCATCATTTCACAATTCGTAACGGTTATAAAGGACACCTCACTCCTTTATTCGGTTATTGCCTTGCAAGAGCTTTTCGGAAAAAGCCAAATTCTGATGGGTAAATACTTTGAACCAAGTCAAGTGTTCACTCTTTACCTTATCATCACAGCCATCTACTTTGTCATCAACTTCGCTATATCGACTTATTCCCGTCGACTGGCCAAGAAATGGGCACAAGGAACTGAATAA
- the vicK gene encoding cell wall metabolism sensor histidine kinase VicK: MTDQFIFTFRDLIIAGLMSILVLIYVFLIINDSLNSRRVQQLTEQVQSLISGEYVVNQVTRGSAEVRTLAEHLNDLSEVFRLTHENLGQEKNRLSSILSYMSDGVLATDRRGNIIMINDMARQQLNLSEEEDISVNIMTLLEETSYTYHDLITKTPEVTLNRVDEFGEFTVLRINFALIKRESGFISGLVAVLHDTTEQEKEERERRLFVSNVSHELRTPLTSVKSYLEALDEGALKESVAPGFIRVSLDETNRMMRMISDLLSLSRIDNNNSHLEVELTNFTAFITYILNRFDQIKLQETQAGKSYDIIRNYPLVPVWIEIDNDKMTQVIDNIINNAIKYSPDGGEITVSMRTTETQLIISISDQGLGIPKKDLPLIFDRFYRVDKARSRAQGGTGLGLAIAKEIIKQHNGFIWAKSDYGKGSTLTIVLPYEKNILEVDEEWEVTED; encoded by the coding sequence ATGACTGATCAATTTATTTTTACATTTAGAGATTTAATTATTGCAGGACTAATGTCTATCTTAGTCCTGATTTATGTTTTTTTAATCATCAATGACTCGCTTAATAGCCGGCGAGTGCAGCAATTGACCGAGCAGGTTCAGTCATTGATTTCAGGTGAGTACGTTGTTAATCAAGTAACACGTGGTTCAGCAGAAGTTAGGACTTTGGCAGAACACCTCAATGATTTGTCGGAAGTGTTTCGATTGACTCATGAGAATTTAGGGCAAGAAAAAAACCGGCTTTCTAGTATCTTGTCTTATATGAGTGATGGTGTTTTGGCAACGGATCGGCGTGGTAATATCATCATGATTAATGACATGGCGAGACAGCAGTTAAACTTGTCAGAAGAAGAGGATATTTCCGTCAATATTATGACCTTGTTGGAAGAGACTTCTTATACTTATCATGATTTGATCACGAAAACACCTGAGGTCACTCTCAATCGAGTCGATGAGTTTGGTGAGTTTACTGTTTTAAGAATTAATTTTGCTTTGATTAAGCGAGAAAGTGGTTTTATTTCAGGATTGGTTGCCGTTCTTCATGATACGACTGAACAGGAAAAAGAAGAACGCGAACGTCGCCTCTTTGTTTCGAATGTTAGCCATGAACTACGAACTCCTTTAACATCAGTAAAATCCTACTTAGAAGCCCTTGATGAAGGTGCCCTAAAGGAATCGGTTGCTCCTGGCTTTATACGTGTGTCTCTGGATGAGACTAACCGGATGATGCGAATGATTTCTGATTTGCTTTCCTTATCACGAATTGATAATAATAACTCGCATTTAGAGGTTGAATTGACTAACTTTACAGCCTTTATAACTTACATCCTTAATCGTTTCGATCAGATCAAACTTCAGGAAACGCAAGCTGGCAAATCCTATGACATTATTCGAAATTATCCCTTGGTGCCTGTTTGGATTGAGATTGATAATGACAAAATGACACAGGTTATTGATAATATTATCAATAATGCGATTAAGTATTCACCTGACGGTGGTGAGATTACAGTTAGCATGCGAACAACTGAAACTCAGTTAATTATTTCGATTTCCGATCAAGGTTTGGGAATTCCAAAGAAAGATTTGCCACTTATTTTTGATCGATTTTATCGAGTCGACAAGGCTCGGAGCCGTGCACAAGGTGGCACTGGTCTTGGACTTGCTATTGCCAAAGAGATTATTAAACAACATAATGGCTTTATTTGGGCCAAAAGTGACTACGGCAAGGGCTCAACCCTTACCATAGTATTACCGTATGAAAAGAATATTTTAGAAGTAGATGAAGAATGGGAGGTGACTGAAGACTAA
- a CDS encoding lysophospholipid acyltransferase family protein, producing MFYAYLRGLVVFLLWVFNGNAHYHNEEKMLPANDNYILVAPHRTFWDPVYMAFAARPKEFIFMAKKELFTNRIFGWWIRMCGAFPIDRDNPGQEAIKYPIQMLRKSDRSLVMFPSGSRHSQDVKGGVAVIAKMAKVKIMPAAYAGPMTLGGLLNGERVDMNFGNPIDISDIRRMNDEGITEVARRIQAEFDRLDAENDSYRTTKMKRNPLTLIYRIPLGFVALFAVFITLVFSFIASFIWNPEKTIKKP from the coding sequence ATGTTTTATGCTTATTTACGTGGTTTAGTGGTCTTTTTACTTTGGGTTTTTAATGGCAATGCTCACTACCACAATGAAGAGAAAATGTTACCCGCTAATGACAATTATATCCTAGTAGCACCTCACAGAACTTTCTGGGATCCTGTTTATATGGCTTTCGCAGCACGTCCCAAAGAGTTTATCTTTATGGCTAAGAAAGAATTGTTTACCAATCGTATCTTTGGTTGGTGGATTCGTATGTGCGGTGCTTTTCCAATTGACCGTGATAATCCTGGTCAAGAAGCAATCAAGTATCCTATTCAGATGCTCAGGAAATCTGATCGTTCGCTTGTCATGTTTCCAAGTGGAAGCCGCCATTCGCAAGATGTTAAGGGAGGTGTTGCCGTCATTGCTAAGATGGCAAAAGTTAAGATTATGCCCGCCGCCTATGCTGGTCCAATGACACTTGGAGGTCTTTTAAATGGTGAGCGAGTAGATATGAACTTCGGGAATCCTATTGACATTTCGGATATTCGCCGTATGAATGATGAAGGAATCACTGAAGTCGCTCGTCGCATTCAAGCAGAATTTGATCGACTTGATGCTGAAAATGACAGTTATCGTACGACAAAAATGAAGCGCAATCCCTTGACCTTGATCTATCGTATCCCACTGGGCTTTGTAGCTCTGTTTGCTGTCTTCATAACACTTGTTTTTAGTTTTATAGCTAGTTTTATTTGGAATCCTGAAAAGACCATCAAAAAACCATAG
- a CDS encoding transporter substrate-binding domain-containing protein: MKSIKPFLIACLSFALVLSVIGFSPKVKAETTEQLLSSKVIKRIKKAGVLKAGVKQDVPNFGYFSAETNRYEGMEIDIARKIAKSLGVKVAFTAVTAQTREAVIDNGQVDIVIGTYTITPERQASYSFSEPYYTDEVGFLVNKSSHYSSIKDMDKATIGVAQGSTTKGLIEEYAKANDLHFNYVQLGSYPELAISLYSKRIQAFSVDKSILTGYRSQKTAILEQGFNTQSYGIASKKNHKALTNYINQLLADWSKDGSLTEIYQKYDLKPAKAQH; encoded by the coding sequence ATGAAATCAATCAAACCATTTCTTATCGCTTGTTTATCATTTGCACTAGTCTTATCTGTTATCGGTTTTTCTCCAAAAGTTAAGGCAGAAACAACTGAGCAACTCTTGTCTTCTAAAGTCATTAAACGGATTAAAAAGGCTGGCGTTCTCAAAGCTGGTGTTAAACAAGACGTTCCTAATTTTGGTTACTTTAGTGCTGAAACAAACCGCTACGAAGGTATGGAAATTGACATTGCACGTAAAATCGCTAAAAGTCTTGGGGTCAAAGTAGCCTTTACCGCTGTGACAGCTCAAACGCGCGAAGCTGTTATCGATAACGGTCAAGTTGACATCGTTATTGGGACCTACACGATCACTCCTGAGCGTCAAGCTTCTTACAGTTTTAGTGAGCCATATTATACTGACGAAGTTGGTTTTTTAGTTAACAAATCTAGCCACTACTCTTCTATCAAAGATATGGACAAAGCAACCATTGGCGTTGCTCAAGGATCGACCACAAAAGGCTTGATTGAAGAATACGCCAAAGCCAATGATTTACACTTCAACTATGTTCAGCTTGGTTCCTATCCTGAACTGGCTATTTCACTTTACTCCAAGCGTATTCAAGCCTTCTCAGTTGATAAATCCATTCTAACAGGCTACCGTAGCCAGAAGACTGCTATTCTTGAGCAAGGATTTAATACGCAAAGTTACGGCATTGCTAGCAAAAAAAATCACAAAGCCCTAACCAACTACATCAACCAGCTCCTTGCAGACTGGTCCAAAGATGGCAGTTTGACAGAAATCTACCAAAAATATGATTTAAAACCGGCTAAAGCCCAACATTAA
- a CDS encoding amino acid ABC transporter permease — protein MTYYLVTSPFALSRWGDFFANFGDFAQGFLYTLGMSIGALSLSLLLGLIFGAMSSSKNKILKTIARVYVELYQNTPLLVQFVVVYYGLAIITNGFMMISAFWTAVICVGIYHGAYISEVIRSGIEAVPKGQTEAALSQGFTYKETMQLIILPQAVRTILPPMTNQVVNLIKNTSTVAIISGADIMFVSKAWAYETTNYVPAFAGAALLYFIVCFPLATWARRKEEENKKAYT, from the coding sequence ATGACCTATTATTTAGTAACAAGTCCCTTCGCCCTTTCTCGATGGGGTGACTTTTTCGCCAATTTCGGTGATTTTGCTCAAGGCTTTCTCTATACCTTGGGCATGTCAATTGGTGCCTTGTCTCTCTCCCTTCTTCTAGGACTAATTTTTGGGGCTATGTCATCTTCTAAGAATAAGATCCTAAAAACAATCGCCCGTGTTTATGTTGAACTCTATCAAAACACACCGCTCCTGGTGCAATTTGTTGTTGTTTATTATGGTTTGGCTATCATCACGAACGGTTTTATGATGATTTCAGCTTTCTGGACAGCCGTTATCTGTGTTGGGATTTATCACGGTGCCTATATCTCGGAAGTTATCCGTTCAGGAATTGAAGCCGTTCCCAAAGGACAAACCGAGGCTGCACTTTCTCAAGGGTTTACCTACAAAGAAACGATGCAACTCATTATCCTGCCACAAGCTGTTCGAACCATCTTACCCCCCATGACTAATCAAGTGGTTAACCTGATCAAAAATACCTCGACGGTTGCCATTATTTCAGGAGCCGACATTATGTTCGTCTCAAAAGCATGGGCCTATGAGACTACTAACTATGTCCCTGCCTTTGCCGGCGCTGCACTACTCTACTTCATCGTCTGTTTCCCACTAGCAACATGGGCGCGGCGTAAAGAAGAAGAGAATAAAAAAGCATATACTTAG
- a CDS encoding MBL fold metallo-hydrolase yields MTDKGFKYSILASGSTGNAFYLETPKKRLLIDAGLTGKKITSLLAEIDRRPEDLDAILITHEHSDHIKGVGVLARKYHLDVYANEKTWEVIDARNMIGKVDNSQKHVFSREKMMTFGDIDIESFGVSHDAVDPQFYRLMKDDKSFVMLTDTGYVSDRMAGIVANADGYLIESNHDIDILRAGSYPWKTKQRILSDFGHLSNEAGAQAMIDTLGNRTKKIYLGHLSKENNIKELAHMTMESNLMAADLGVNHDFKVLDTSPDTATPLTDI; encoded by the coding sequence GTGACTGATAAAGGTTTTAAGTACAGTATTTTAGCTTCAGGGTCGACAGGTAATGCTTTTTATTTGGAGACACCAAAAAAACGTCTGTTGATTGATGCGGGACTGACTGGTAAGAAGATTACCAGTCTTTTAGCTGAAATTGATCGACGACCTGAAGATTTAGATGCCATATTGATCACACACGAGCATTCCGACCACATCAAAGGTGTTGGCGTTTTGGCTCGTAAATACCATCTTGATGTGTATGCTAATGAAAAAACTTGGGAAGTGATAGATGCACGTAACATGATTGGTAAGGTTGATAACAGTCAAAAGCATGTTTTTTCTCGGGAAAAAATGATGACTTTTGGAGATATTGATATCGAATCATTCGGTGTTAGCCATGATGCGGTTGACCCTCAGTTTTATCGTTTGATGAAAGATGATAAAAGTTTTGTCATGTTAACTGACACGGGTTATGTTAGCGATCGCATGGCTGGGATTGTAGCTAATGCGGATGGCTACCTCATCGAATCCAATCACGACATTGACATCCTTAGAGCTGGTTCCTATCCATGGAAAACCAAGCAACGGATTCTTTCTGATTTTGGACATTTATCCAATGAAGCAGGAGCTCAAGCGATGATTGATACTCTTGGCAATCGTACCAAGAAGATCTATTTGGGACACTTGAGTAAGGAAAATAATATCAAAGAATTAGCTCATATGACCATGGAATCTAATCTCATGGCAGCTGACTTAGGGGTTAATCATGATTTTAAAGTATTGGATACATCGCCCGATACAGCAACGCCATTAACAGATATTTAA
- a CDS encoding isoprenylcysteine carboxyl methyltransferase family protein, with protein sequence MSLIYLFLCLMFVMRLVFLRLSIRNEKAILANGGREYGATVSKVITILHISFYLAVAIEIYLHQPAFDGTSLLGLSLMIFSLAILKVVTSLLGDIWTIKLMVVNDHQFVDHWLFKTIKHPNYYLNIMPELIGICLLGHAWVSAVIIIPFYAIALMFRIREENRLLAEVIIPNTRLK encoded by the coding sequence ATGTCTCTAATTTATTTATTTCTATGCCTAATGTTTGTTATGCGATTGGTTTTTTTACGCTTATCTATTCGAAACGAAAAAGCGATTCTAGCCAATGGAGGTCGTGAATACGGCGCGACAGTTTCTAAGGTCATTACGATATTGCATATTAGTTTTTACCTAGCTGTCGCTATTGAAATTTATCTTCATCAGCCTGCTTTTGATGGGACATCTTTACTAGGGTTGTCATTGATGATTTTTTCACTAGCTATATTAAAAGTAGTCACAAGTTTGTTAGGAGATATTTGGACGATTAAATTGATGGTGGTTAATGACCATCAGTTTGTGGATCATTGGTTATTTAAGACGATCAAACATCCTAATTATTATTTAAACATTATGCCAGAGTTAATTGGGATCTGCCTTTTAGGCCACGCTTGGGTATCCGCAGTAATTATTATTCCCTTCTATGCTATTGCCTTGATGTTTCGTATTCGTGAGGAGAATCGTCTTTTGGCAGAAGTCATCATTCCTAATACACGCTTAAAGTAA
- a CDS encoding DNA internalization-related competence protein ComEC/Rec2, whose protein sequence is MIETRLLKPMYLAFLVTLTYFIIFTKSWVAIFLAVVAFICLIKQYQKKTIWQIMLIIAIFSLYFVWIDHRQHTLEKNLPSQVSELRLIPDSLSVDGDLLSGRAVQGHQTYQFYYQLQTVSEKKYFQELNQVVRLNVVAKVEKPVGQRNFKGFDYAAYLKREGIYGIAQVTAITSIKVAQPNNPIEWVRLWRRQLLVHINQSFPAPMQHYMTGLLLGYLDKAFDEMSDIYTDLGIIHLFALSGMQVGFFIGIFRTILLRLGILREHFSYFLLPFSFLYAGLTGFTVSVVRSLLQTILGQFGFRKWDNLGLTMLIFFILSPHFLETVGGVLSFAYAFILSRLNLESLSGRRKVVAESLVLSFGILPLLIFYFGSFQPLSILLTACFSVIFDVLLLPLLSLVLLASPLMSLSFCNPLFLVLESVIKWTAQLSPKPLVFGSPNVVVLILILAFLAALHDFWKEKKLRYALLLASICLFVLTKHPLENEVTVMDVGQGDSILIRDMGGKTLLIDTGGRVDFTQKEAWRNRQTRANAEKTSIPYLKSRGISTIDQLLITHTDTDHMGDLSILAKHFKIKEILISPGAMTKSSFVKELQALNIKVRLVHAGDRFPIMGTSLHVLYPWSQGDGGNNDSLVLYGKLLDKRFLFTGDLEVEGEKALLARYPNLPVDVLKAGHHGSKGSSDPEFLRHINATEALISAGLNNRYHHPNDETLERFDVEKMTVYRTDQEGAIRYRGMKNWRVETVR, encoded by the coding sequence TTGATTGAGACTAGATTGTTAAAGCCAATGTATTTGGCTTTTTTAGTAACGTTGACCTACTTTATTATTTTCACCAAATCTTGGGTTGCTATTTTTTTAGCAGTGGTTGCTTTCATATGCCTTATCAAGCAATACCAGAAAAAGACGATTTGGCAGATCATGCTTATAATCGCTATATTTTCGCTGTATTTTGTTTGGATTGATCATAGACAGCATACATTAGAGAAGAACCTTCCTAGCCAAGTTTCAGAACTACGTCTCATTCCTGATAGCCTTTCAGTAGATGGTGATTTACTTTCAGGACGTGCTGTTCAGGGACACCAAACGTATCAGTTTTATTATCAATTGCAGACGGTATCGGAGAAAAAGTATTTTCAAGAGCTCAACCAAGTGGTTCGTTTAAATGTAGTCGCAAAAGTTGAGAAACCTGTTGGTCAACGCAATTTCAAAGGATTTGACTATGCCGCTTACTTGAAGCGTGAGGGGATTTACGGCATTGCGCAAGTCACTGCTATTACGTCAATTAAAGTGGCACAGCCTAACAACCCCATCGAGTGGGTAAGATTGTGGCGACGCCAGCTTCTAGTTCACATCAATCAGAGCTTTCCTGCTCCCATGCAGCATTATATGACAGGGCTCTTATTGGGGTATTTGGACAAGGCTTTTGATGAGATGAGTGATATATACACAGATTTGGGGATTATTCATCTCTTTGCCCTTTCAGGTATGCAAGTAGGTTTTTTTATAGGTATTTTCCGAACAATACTTCTGAGATTAGGCATTTTAAGGGAGCATTTTAGTTATTTTCTCTTGCCTTTTTCTTTTCTGTATGCTGGTTTAACTGGTTTTACCGTTTCAGTCGTGCGTAGTTTACTACAAACTATCCTTGGTCAGTTTGGCTTTCGTAAGTGGGACAATTTAGGGCTAACGATGCTGATATTCTTTATCCTTTCACCTCATTTTTTAGAGACTGTGGGTGGTGTTTTATCCTTTGCTTATGCTTTTATCTTGTCAAGGCTTAACCTAGAATCACTATCCGGTCGTCGCAAAGTAGTAGCTGAGAGTTTGGTTTTATCATTTGGTATTTTGCCCTTACTGATTTTTTATTTTGGGAGTTTTCAACCCTTATCCATCCTCTTAACAGCCTGCTTTTCAGTGATTTTTGACGTGCTTTTGTTACCTCTGTTAAGTCTGGTATTATTAGCTAGTCCTTTGATGTCTTTGAGTTTCTGTAATCCTTTGTTTCTTGTTTTAGAGTCAGTCATCAAATGGACAGCTCAGCTATCGCCAAAGCCTCTGGTTTTTGGTAGTCCTAACGTAGTAGTTCTTATCCTAATCCTTGCTTTTTTGGCTGCTTTACATGACTTTTGGAAAGAAAAAAAGCTTAGATATGCCCTTTTATTAGCTAGCATCTGTTTGTTTGTTCTGACGAAACATCCTTTGGAAAATGAAGTCACAGTTATGGATGTTGGGCAAGGGGACTCGATTTTGATTAGGGATATGGGAGGGAAAACGCTCCTAATCGATACTGGTGGTCGAGTTGATTTTACACAGAAAGAAGCGTGGCGCAATCGACAGACAAGGGCTAATGCTGAAAAGACCTCGATTCCTTATTTGAAAAGTCGCGGTATTTCGACTATTGATCAACTGTTAATCACTCACACGGACACAGATCATATGGGAGATCTAAGTATTTTAGCCAAGCATTTCAAAATTAAAGAAATTTTGATTAGTCCTGGGGCTATGACCAAGTCATCTTTTGTGAAAGAGTTACAAGCATTAAACATAAAAGTGCGCTTGGTTCATGCAGGAGATCGGTTTCCTATTATGGGGACATCTCTTCATGTTCTTTACCCATGGTCTCAGGGAGATGGCGGCAATAATGATTCTCTTGTTTTGTACGGTAAGTTACTTGATAAAAGATTTCTTTTTACTGGTGATTTGGAAGTTGAAGGAGAAAAAGCCTTGCTTGCTAGATATCCAAACTTACCAGTGGATGTTTTAAAAGCAGGTCATCATGGGTCTAAAGGCTCTTCTGATCCGGAGTTTTTGAGGCATATCAATGCCACAGAGGCCTTAATATCAGCAGGTCTGAATAATCGTTATCATCATCCCAATGATGAAACTTTGGAGCGGTTTGATGTCGAAAAGATGACAGTCTATCGCACTGATCAAGAAGGCGCTATTCGTTATAGAGGTATGAAAAATTGGCGTGTTGAAACGGTACGATAA